A stretch of the Bacillus sp. B-jedd genome encodes the following:
- a CDS encoding MFS transporter, whose amino-acid sequence MEKAVKQNEAPEASQKGIPYWIKIVTVFFLGWIALYATRAILNPIMGNIEQEFNLSGAQLGLISSIFFIGYAGMNVPSGILGDKIGKKKVLIPGFIMFGILAAVTGFMPSFALFMFAWLLVGIFQGFYYGPQYGLSSEAIPAKHITVGSAIINSGMAFGLSLGYFISSYTVDTLGMSWRTPFYVIAIPVVLIGLAMWWVIKDKPKTAQQKASENGGQKLRAKDLFSKNLIFAYITIFCAIYAFFVVVTWIPYYLQHARGIEGTEVAVVSSLVPWAAIPGSILFSWVADRMGKRRPVLLIMIPLSIIAIVSIVAFDSMYVLYAALIGYGIFGKISTNPVLVAVVADNAPKHALGTAFGVYNFIGMCGSILAPYITGWLTDKTGTLNAGFYFAGVLLLVALISVMFIKEDNRPNVEGAVAK is encoded by the coding sequence ATGGAAAAAGCAGTAAAACAAAATGAGGCACCGGAAGCCTCCCAAAAGGGAATTCCCTATTGGATTAAAATTGTTACAGTATTCTTCTTGGGATGGATTGCACTTTATGCTACACGTGCGATTTTGAACCCGATTATGGGGAATATTGAGCAGGAATTTAATTTATCCGGAGCACAGCTTGGATTAATCAGCAGTATCTTCTTCATTGGATACGCAGGTATGAACGTCCCTTCAGGTATTCTTGGAGATAAAATCGGTAAGAAAAAAGTATTGATACCAGGATTTATCATGTTCGGTATCCTTGCAGCTGTTACTGGATTCATGCCATCTTTCGCGCTTTTCATGTTTGCATGGCTATTGGTTGGTATTTTCCAAGGTTTCTATTACGGTCCACAGTACGGCCTTTCATCTGAAGCTATTCCGGCAAAGCATATTACTGTCGGAAGCGCTATTATCAACAGCGGTATGGCGTTCGGTTTGTCCCTCGGATATTTTATCTCGAGTTACACAGTTGATACGCTTGGAATGAGCTGGAGAACACCTTTCTATGTTATTGCTATTCCAGTAGTATTGATTGGACTTGCAATGTGGTGGGTCATTAAGGATAAACCAAAAACAGCTCAACAGAAGGCATCTGAAAATGGCGGCCAAAAGTTAAGAGCGAAAGACCTCTTCAGCAAAAACCTTATCTTTGCTTACATTACAATTTTCTGTGCGATTTACGCTTTCTTCGTAGTTGTTACTTGGATTCCTTACTACCTGCAGCATGCACGCGGAATTGAAGGAACAGAAGTTGCAGTTGTCTCATCATTGGTTCCTTGGGCAGCAATCCCAGGTTCAATTCTGTTCAGCTGGGTTGCAGACAGAATGGGTAAACGACGTCCTGTCCTGTTGATCATGATTCCACTATCAATAATTGCTATCGTTTCAATCGTTGCATTCGACAGCATGTATGTCCTTTATGCAGCCCTTATCGGCTATGGTATCTTTGGTAAAATCAGCACAAACCCTGTCCTTGTTGCAGTCGTTGCTGACAATGCACCTAAGCACGCATTAGGTACAGCATTTGGAGTGTACAACTTCATCGGCATGTGCGGATCCATCCTGGCTCCTTACATCACAGGTTGGCTAACAGACAAAACAGGCACTTTGAATGCCGGCTTCTATTTTGCGGGCGTCCTTCTCTTAGTCGCACTGATTTCTGTTATGTTCATTAAGGAAGATAACAGGCCTAACGTTGAAGGCGCAGTTGCAAAATAA
- the hemW gene encoding radical SAM family heme chaperone HemW: MPNAAYIHIPFCRHICHYCDFNKFFLKGQPVDEYLEALREEIHLTLEHAPSGKLGSIFVGGGTPTALNEIQLERLGEIIGESFNIDAEAEYTFEGNPGDLTPAKLEILKSIGVNRLSLGVQSFNDSLLERIGRSHRARDVYKTVEDAKKAGFENVSIDLIYALPGQTMDDFKDTLLKALSLDLPHYSGYSLIIEPKTVFYNLMKKGKLPLPGEDAEAAMYELLMDEMQKHGLLQYEISNFAKRGFESKHNLAYWDNSEYYGFGAGAHSYLKGVRRSNIGPLNKYLSKVATGEFPILEENRVTKEEAMEEEMFLGLRKTEGVRFGHFEEKFSVPLESIFSEQLEHLSKKGLIEASGGSIRLTRKGMLLGNEVFQSFLMN, translated from the coding sequence ATGCCGAATGCGGCTTATATCCATATTCCATTTTGCCGGCATATTTGCCATTATTGCGATTTTAATAAATTTTTTCTAAAGGGACAGCCTGTTGATGAATACCTGGAAGCACTCCGGGAAGAAATCCATCTTACCCTGGAACATGCACCTTCGGGTAAATTAGGGAGCATCTTCGTCGGAGGGGGCACCCCAACAGCACTCAATGAGATTCAGTTGGAAAGACTCGGGGAAATCATAGGGGAAAGTTTTAACATAGACGCAGAGGCCGAATATACCTTTGAAGGAAATCCGGGCGATCTCACCCCCGCGAAGCTGGAGATTTTAAAAAGCATCGGAGTAAACAGGCTCAGCTTGGGTGTCCAGTCCTTTAATGACAGTCTGTTGGAGAGGATTGGACGGAGCCACAGGGCAAGGGATGTTTACAAAACAGTTGAAGATGCAAAAAAGGCTGGGTTTGAAAATGTCTCAATCGACCTTATATATGCCCTTCCGGGACAAACAATGGACGATTTTAAGGATACACTTCTAAAGGCCTTATCATTGGACCTTCCCCATTACTCCGGTTACTCACTCATCATCGAACCAAAAACAGTCTTTTACAATTTGATGAAAAAAGGGAAACTCCCTCTGCCAGGTGAGGATGCCGAAGCAGCCATGTATGAATTGCTTATGGATGAAATGCAGAAACACGGCTTGCTACAGTATGAAATCAGCAATTTTGCAAAAAGAGGGTTTGAAAGCAAGCATAATCTAGCTTATTGGGATAACAGCGAATATTACGGTTTTGGAGCCGGAGCGCACAGCTATCTCAAAGGAGTCCGCCGCTCGAATATAGGACCGCTTAACAAGTATTTATCCAAAGTAGCAACGGGTGAATTTCCAATTCTGGAAGAGAATAGAGTAACAAAGGAAGAGGCAATGGAGGAAGAAATGTTTCTTGGATTGAGGAAGACTGAAGGCGTGAGATTTGGCCATTTTGAAGAGAAATTCAGTGTGCCGCTGGAATCGATTTTTTCCGAGCAGCTGGAACATTTGTCGAAAAAAGGCTTAATCGAAGCTTCAGGCGGCAGCATTCGGTTGACTAGAAAAGGAATGCTACTTGGAAATGAGGTTTTTCAATCTTTTTTAATGAATTAA
- a CDS encoding response regulator transcription factor, with protein MKNQKICVVDDEMKILRFVSANLKSIGYEVTTASSGDELFEKYDLFSPDLILLDIMMPGQDGFYVLEKLRKFSDVPVIMLTARSNPKDKVQGLNVGADDYLTKPFSLDELFARVNAVLRRSHTAHSEPKTNQKSVVRTGELTIDMGSSRCWINEKEFKLTHTEYSVMEILALNLDKVVPHETILSEVWGPQYRDDIDYLRVGIARIRRKLKDALSVKEEYIATYPGLGYMLRSVPVE; from the coding sequence TTGAAAAACCAGAAGATTTGCGTAGTCGACGATGAAATGAAAATCCTTCGCTTCGTATCGGCCAACCTTAAATCAATCGGTTATGAGGTAACCACTGCGAGTTCCGGGGATGAACTGTTTGAAAAATACGATCTGTTTTCACCTGATTTGATTTTACTCGATATAATGATGCCGGGGCAGGATGGATTTTATGTCCTTGAAAAGCTTCGGAAATTCTCGGATGTGCCGGTTATTATGCTGACAGCGAGAAGCAACCCGAAAGATAAAGTGCAGGGCCTTAATGTAGGTGCCGATGATTATCTTACAAAGCCTTTTTCCCTGGATGAACTATTTGCGAGAGTGAACGCAGTCCTCAGGAGAAGCCACACGGCGCATTCAGAACCCAAAACGAACCAAAAGTCTGTTGTCCGCACAGGCGAGCTCACTATCGATATGGGAAGCAGCCGCTGCTGGATTAATGAAAAGGAATTTAAACTTACACACACTGAGTATTCTGTAATGGAAATTTTAGCTCTTAACTTAGATAAGGTTGTGCCCCACGAAACAATCCTGTCGGAAGTATGGGGACCACAGTATAGGGATGATATCGATTACCTCCGGGTAGGCATTGCCAGAATCCGCAGAAAATTGAAAGATGCGCTTTCCGTTAAGGAAGAATATATCGCCACTTATCCTGGCCTCGGCTATATGTTAAGGAGCGTGCCAGTTGAATAA